The Candidatus Scalindua japonica genome has a window encoding:
- a CDS encoding PAS domain S-box protein produces MKELAKLKESEEKYRESINLANDAIFSLNINTAQIIDSNKKAETISGYPKAELCKLKIWDLYPVQDENRLEELWRQVKEEGSGILYDVNHRKMDGSITPTSISASVIGYGNKKLIQYICSDISERKKREEKLLESEEHKRQLLNSLKEGIYQCEPGIEGKFTWINKAGAEMLGYKSPEEVIGAKVKNIYMNPDDRRRLVEKLEKDGIWRNFESLCKKKDGESFYAERTANVIKNEKGEIVRLEGILRDITELKKLEQQLVRSERFAAIGELAAEVAHEINNPLGGLQNFTRMIEREPDNIQQTKEFIELIQEGLDRIEVIVKRLTTFTTPHVLKKSDKDLNEIIESSLVFMMHRLENVKISIQKKLALRLPGIYVDRDSISQVVINLLSNAIDSMPDGGKLMIETRLCNEHDSCVQFSISDTGPGINKEEMNKIFDPFFTTKDKGKGIGIGLAISKRIIEDHGGEIRVEMSTAAEETTFTVCLPLRNNKDML; encoded by the coding sequence ATGAAAGAACTGGCCAAACTGAAAGAATCCGAGGAAAAATATCGTGAATCAATTAATCTTGCAAACGATGCGATCTTTTCTTTGAACATAAACACAGCACAAATAATCGACTCTAATAAAAAAGCAGAAACGATATCTGGTTACCCAAAAGCAGAACTCTGTAAACTTAAGATATGGGATTTGTATCCTGTTCAGGATGAAAACAGATTAGAGGAGTTATGGAGACAAGTTAAAGAAGAAGGTTCTGGCATTCTATACGATGTTAATCACAGGAAGATGGATGGAAGCATAACACCTACAAGCATAAGTGCCAGTGTGATAGGATACGGCAATAAAAAATTAATACAGTATATATGTAGCGATATTTCTGAACGAAAAAAACGGGAAGAAAAGTTGCTGGAATCAGAAGAACATAAAAGGCAATTATTAAATTCACTAAAAGAAGGCATATATCAATGTGAACCCGGAATCGAAGGAAAGTTTACATGGATTAATAAAGCAGGTGCAGAAATGCTTGGTTATAAATCACCTGAAGAGGTAATCGGTGCAAAGGTAAAAAATATTTATATGAATCCTGATGACAGAAGACGTCTTGTCGAAAAGCTTGAAAAAGATGGAATCTGGAGAAACTTTGAGTCATTGTGTAAAAAGAAAGATGGAGAGTCTTTTTACGCTGAACGTACCGCTAATGTGATTAAAAACGAAAAAGGTGAAATTGTTCGTCTTGAAGGAATACTCAGGGATATAACTGAACTAAAGAAATTGGAACAACAACTTGTTCGTTCAGAGCGTTTTGCTGCAATTGGAGAATTAGCTGCTGAGGTTGCCCATGAAATTAATAATCCATTGGGAGGGCTTCAGAATTTTACAAGGATGATTGAGAGAGAACCGGATAATATTCAACAGACTAAGGAATTTATAGAATTGATACAAGAAGGTCTTGATAGAATAGAAGTGATCGTTAAACGTCTTACCACTTTTACTACACCACATGTTTTAAAAAAATCAGATAAGGATTTAAACGAAATAATAGAATCGTCACTTGTTTTCATGATGCATAGGTTGGAAAACGTAAAGATATCCATACAAAAAAAACTAGCATTAAGATTGCCTGGAATATATGTTGACCGGGACAGCATTTCACAGGTGGTAATAAATCTATTGTCAAATGCCATTGACAGCATGCCTGACGGCGGCAAATTAATGATTGAAACCAGGCTATGTAATGAGCATGATTCGTGTGTGCAGTTTTCAATATCTGACACAGGGCCTGGGATCAATAAAGAAGAAATGAATAAAATATTTGATCCTTTCTTTACAACAAAAGACAAAGGAAAGGGTATTGGTATAGGGCTTGCCATAAGTAAAAGGATTATAGAAGATCATGGTGGAGAAATCAGGGTGGAAATGTCCACAGCAGCAGAAGAAACGACCTTTACTGTGTGTCTGCCATTGAGAAATAACAAGGATATGTTATGA
- a CDS encoding ABC transporter ATP-binding protein, whose product MEAIIAETLTKLFGELCAVDSLTFAVAKGEIFGIVGPDGAGKTTTMRLLTSIMEPTSGDAWVGGLHIVNEAEAIKEEIGYMSQRFGLYADLTVEENIDFYADIYRVPRKGRRAKKDRLLSFSNLTPFRKRLARNLSGGMKQKLGLVCALIHTPKVLFLDEPTNGVDPVSRRDFWRILYHLLHEKVTIFVSTAYLDEAERCNRVGLINRGGMLACGTPEEVKRLMRGTIMEIRSSEPRRAMVVLREQLQADSVGLFGDCVHVVTHETDMTATQTKEALMRAGLKLNSIKTIDPSLEDVFISVITGREGGNYSEFH is encoded by the coding sequence ATGGAAGCCATCATAGCTGAAACCTTGACAAAATTATTCGGAGAGTTATGCGCAGTCGACAGTCTTACTTTTGCTGTTGCTAAAGGTGAGATATTCGGCATTGTAGGGCCCGATGGCGCGGGCAAGACAACAACAATGCGTCTCCTGACCTCGATTATGGAACCCACATCAGGTGATGCCTGGGTGGGAGGTCTACATATTGTGAATGAAGCGGAGGCAATCAAGGAGGAAATCGGCTATATGAGCCAGAGATTTGGCCTCTATGCAGATCTCACAGTTGAGGAAAATATAGACTTTTATGCAGACATATATAGAGTGCCGCGTAAAGGTAGAAGAGCAAAAAAAGACCGTCTTCTGTCATTCAGCAATTTAACCCCCTTCAGGAAACGTCTGGCAAGAAATCTCTCAGGCGGAATGAAACAAAAACTCGGTCTTGTATGTGCTTTAATCCATACTCCAAAGGTGCTTTTCCTGGATGAACCTACAAATGGTGTAGATCCCGTATCTCGCCGTGATTTCTGGCGTATTCTGTATCATTTACTTCACGAGAAGGTCACAATCTTTGTATCGACTGCCTATCTTGATGAAGCCGAGCGGTGCAACAGGGTAGGGCTTATAAATAGAGGCGGAATGCTCGCCTGTGGAACACCTGAAGAGGTGAAGAGGCTTATGAGAGGTACGATCATGGAGATTCGTTCTTCAGAACCACGCAGGGCAATGGTCGTACTCCGTGAGCAACTCCAGGCCGATTCTGTGGGGCTTTTTGGTGACTGTGTACATGTTGTTACCCATGAGACGGACATGACTGCAACTCAAACGAAAGAAGCGCTTATGAGGGCAGGTCTCAAACTCAACAGCATCAAGACTATCGATCCTTCACTTGAAGATGTCTTCATTTCAGTCATTACCGGGAGAGAAGGAGGTAATTATTCTGAATTCCACTGA
- a CDS encoding ABC transporter permease: MLERIKHILIKEFIQIFRDPKMKVMIFLTPVIQVLIFGYAVTTDVKHIATAVYDLDNSVVSRELVSRFVNSGYFYIVEYIESEGRDQYLIDRGKVRAVLRMNKGFGEDLRAGRTSQLQVIVDGTDSNTAGIALDYSARIVGQFSQKILITRFTRLKGHALKPGRVEMQTRAWFNENLESRNFYVPGTIAIIVMLITLMLTSMAVVREKEIGTMEQIMVTPITQTEFILGKTVPFALIGIADVVMITLLGVFWFEIPIRGSLLLLFVATILYLMTTLGVGLLISTISHTQQEAMMSTFFFYFPAVLLSGFMFPIANMPVFVQWFTYLNPLRYFLVIIRGIFLKGVGPDILWPQMIALAAMGLATLWLASKRFKKTIN, from the coding sequence ATGCTTGAACGAATTAAACACATACTCATCAAGGAATTCATTCAGATATTCCGAGACCCGAAGATGAAGGTGATGATCTTCCTGACGCCTGTTATCCAGGTGCTCATATTTGGATATGCGGTAACAACTGATGTCAAACACATTGCCACTGCAGTATATGATCTTGACAACAGCGTTGTGAGCCGCGAGTTAGTGAGCAGGTTTGTGAATTCCGGATATTTTTACATTGTGGAGTATATTGAGAGCGAAGGTCGTGACCAATATTTAATAGACCGTGGTAAAGTCAGGGCAGTCCTACGCATGAACAAGGGCTTCGGAGAAGACCTGCGGGCTGGAAGAACCTCCCAGCTTCAGGTAATTGTGGATGGAACGGATTCCAATACGGCAGGGATCGCACTGGATTATAGCGCCAGGATAGTTGGTCAGTTTTCACAAAAAATTCTTATTACACGGTTTACACGGTTAAAAGGCCATGCTCTGAAACCTGGCCGCGTGGAAATGCAGACGCGTGCATGGTTCAATGAAAATCTTGAGAGCCGTAATTTTTATGTTCCCGGCACAATCGCTATCATTGTGATGCTTATCACCCTGATGCTTACCAGTATGGCGGTTGTAAGAGAGAAGGAAATCGGAACTATGGAACAGATTATGGTCACTCCGATTACACAGACAGAGTTCATACTCGGCAAGACCGTCCCTTTTGCTCTGATCGGTATTGCCGATGTGGTTATGATTACCTTGTTGGGAGTGTTCTGGTTCGAGATCCCTATACGGGGCAGTCTATTACTACTCTTTGTTGCGACAATACTATACTTGATGACAACACTGGGTGTAGGACTTCTGATTTCAACCATAAGTCATACCCAGCAGGAGGCTATGATGAGCACTTTCTTTTTCTATTTTCCGGCAGTACTCCTTTCAGGATTTATGTTCCCCATTGCTAATATGCCGGTTTTTGTCCAATGGTTTACTTACCTGAATCCACTACGGTACTTTCTCGTAATCATACGTGGAATATTTCTTAAGGGTGTGGGCCCAGATATCCTCTGGCCGCAGATGATTGCCCTTGCAGCGATGGGTCTGGCTACGTTATGGCTGGCATCGAAAAGATTCAAAAAGACCATCAACTGA
- a CDS encoding sigma-54-dependent transcriptional regulator, with protein MRSKILIVDDEKLMRVSLEAQLTKEGFCVKTLKSAGEALKYMRGEEFDIVVSDLRLPGLDGIEFLKEIKNISLETIVIIMTAYGTVESAVTAMKNGAFDYICKPFSTDELIMRMERSLNYKEATSEVARLRCEIQELYGQNNIIGKSKPMMKILDTIQIIAARETTVLIQGESGTGKELIAGAIHYNSSRKDGPFIKLSCAALNKEILESELFGHEKGAFTGAIRTKKGKFELSDGGSIFLDDVDDIPIEMQVKLLRVLQEREYERVGGEDTTSVNVRLICATKVDLANLVKQEKFREDLYYRMNVVTINLPSLRERIDDIPLLVNFFIRKYSERLQITRPDISQDTLDLLMEYGWPGNVRELENVVEHALVFASNNKITVQCLPESLKKSEGVSGKIQMDLEEKEKVDFQEEVTEFEKKLIKWAFKKADGNQVHMAEILGMPRTTLRNKMIKLNLSC; from the coding sequence ATGAGAAGTAAGATTCTAATTGTTGATGATGAAAAACTGATGAGGGTGTCGTTGGAGGCACAACTTACAAAAGAAGGATTCTGTGTGAAAACACTTAAATCTGCTGGTGAGGCGCTTAAATATATGAGAGGCGAAGAGTTTGATATAGTTGTGTCTGATCTAAGATTACCTGGCTTAGATGGGATTGAATTCTTAAAGGAAATAAAAAATATTTCTCTTGAAACTATTGTCATAATAATGACTGCTTATGGAACTGTAGAAAGCGCTGTAACAGCTATGAAGAACGGGGCATTTGATTATATCTGCAAGCCATTCTCTACAGATGAGCTGATTATGAGGATGGAAAGATCTCTAAATTATAAAGAAGCAACATCAGAGGTAGCAAGACTACGTTGTGAAATTCAAGAACTATACGGACAAAATAATATAATTGGTAAGAGTAAGCCAATGATGAAGATATTAGATACGATACAAATTATTGCTGCTAGAGAAACTACAGTCTTGATTCAAGGCGAAAGTGGAACTGGTAAGGAACTTATTGCCGGAGCTATCCATTACAACAGCAGTAGGAAAGATGGGCCTTTTATAAAATTAAGCTGTGCTGCACTTAATAAAGAGATATTGGAAAGTGAGTTATTTGGTCATGAAAAAGGCGCATTTACAGGGGCAATAAGAACTAAAAAAGGTAAATTTGAGCTTTCTGATGGCGGCTCTATATTTCTTGATGATGTAGACGACATTCCTATAGAGATGCAGGTAAAGCTACTCAGGGTCCTTCAGGAAAGAGAATATGAAAGAGTAGGTGGTGAGGATACTACTTCGGTCAATGTCCGCTTAATTTGTGCTACAAAAGTGGACCTGGCAAACCTCGTAAAACAGGAAAAATTCAGGGAAGACCTCTACTATAGAATGAATGTTGTTACTATAAATTTGCCTTCTTTGAGAGAAAGAATAGATGATATACCACTATTGGTAAATTTTTTTATAAGAAAATATAGTGAGCGCTTACAGATTACCAGACCAGATATTTCTCAGGATACACTGGATTTATTGATGGAGTATGGCTGGCCTGGTAATGTGAGAGAATTAGAAAATGTTGTGGAGCATGCATTAGTTTTTGCTTCAAACAATAAAATAACAGTGCAGTGTTTGCCAGAATCCTTAAAGAAATCTGAAGGAGTGTCGGGCAAAATACAAATGGATCTGGAAGAGAAGGAGAAGGTTGATTTTCAAGAAGAAGTTACAGAATTTGAAAAAAAATTAATTAAATGGGCTTTTAAAAAAGCTGATGGCAACCAGGTTCATATGGCTGAAATACTTGGCATGCCCAGAACTACACTCCGAAACAAGATGATAAAATTAAACCTTTCTTGCTGA
- a CDS encoding ABC transporter permease: MKIYRIRAIARKEFTHIFRDPRSLGMAVVIPVMLLVLFGYALKLDVENVPMAVWDQSESRISREFINRFEGSRYFSLHDYVRNYREIERAIDSGDAFVALIIPTDFAGLIESGRSAPVQLIVDGSDSNTATIAIGYVDVVTQTYSRDIAVGDIQRIGGRTLYPPVDMQTRVWFNADMESKNYIIPGLIAVIMMVIASLLTSLTVAREWEQGTMEQLISTPVKLRELILGKLLPYFAIGMFDVFLAVLMGKYLFHVPLRGNVALLFGMAAIFLAGALSLGMVISILTKSQLLASQLAMVLTFLPSFLLSDFMYGISNMPKAIQLITYIIPARYFVIILKGIYLKGVGLEILAVEVGLLIIFGMAMVVLANIKFKKKLE, encoded by the coding sequence ATGAAAATATATCGTATTCGGGCAATCGCCCGTAAAGAATTTACCCATATCTTCCGCGATCCAAGGAGCCTGGGCATGGCCGTTGTCATCCCTGTGATGCTGCTGGTATTATTTGGTTATGCATTGAAACTTGATGTCGAGAATGTGCCTATGGCAGTCTGGGATCAGAGTGAATCCCGGATAAGCAGGGAGTTTATCAATCGTTTTGAAGGCTCTCGTTACTTCTCGCTTCATGACTATGTTCGCAACTATAGGGAAATAGAAAGGGCGATAGATTCAGGTGACGCGTTTGTAGCCCTCATTATCCCAACGGACTTTGCCGGTCTTATCGAGTCAGGTCGCTCAGCCCCTGTCCAGTTGATTGTAGACGGGAGCGATTCCAACACTGCGACTATCGCAATTGGATATGTTGATGTGGTTACCCAAACCTACTCTCGGGATATTGCCGTTGGTGACATTCAGCGCATCGGTGGACGCACACTATATCCGCCTGTAGATATGCAGACACGTGTCTGGTTCAACGCAGATATGGAATCTAAAAATTACATTATTCCCGGGCTCATTGCCGTGATTATGATGGTCATTGCTTCTCTCCTTACCTCACTGACAGTGGCCCGCGAATGGGAACAGGGTACCATGGAGCAACTCATCTCTACGCCCGTAAAACTACGTGAGTTGATTCTTGGCAAACTCCTGCCTTACTTTGCCATCGGTATGTTTGATGTGTTTCTTGCAGTGCTTATGGGTAAGTATCTTTTTCATGTACCGCTGCGTGGCAATGTGGCATTACTCTTTGGTATGGCAGCGATCTTTCTGGCAGGTGCACTGTCACTGGGCATGGTGATAAGCATACTTACTAAAAGTCAACTTCTGGCCAGTCAGTTAGCTATGGTGTTGACGTTTCTACCCTCATTTCTGCTTTCTGATTTTATGTATGGGATCAGTAACATGCCGAAGGCGATTCAGCTTATTACTTATATTATTCCAGCGAGATATTTCGTGATCATACTCAAAGGCATATACCTGAAGGGTGTAGGGCTTGAGATACTGGCTGTAGAGGTGGGACTTTTGATCATCTTTGGTATGGCCATGGTGGTACTGGCCAATATAAAATTCAAAAAGAAACTGGAGTAA
- a CDS encoding efflux RND transporter periplasmic adaptor subunit has translation MIKKMKILFVLIPIILTAAALVYLYIQGGSPDDLNSIRVSGNIEVTDAEVSFKISGRVEKRYVDEGELIRKDEIVAILDSSDLEDEVVIRQAELQLAQADLAELEAGSRPEEISASKAKMAAAKADKEHKERDFHKADDLFRKKVISDEEYTHAEGAYEVALNRLREAEEWFKLVKLGPRKETIEQARARVRQAIGSLKLARTRLGYAKLFSPLSGIVLSKNVEPGEYAAPGTPVVTVGELENVWLRAYINETDLGRVKVGQQVNVLTDAYPDKIYKGRISFISPQAEFTPKTVQTEKQRVKLVYRIKVEIPNPNMELKPGMPADADILMDQLQGGE, from the coding sequence ATGATAAAAAAAATGAAAATATTATTCGTTTTGATTCCCATAATATTAACTGCAGCAGCATTGGTTTACCTCTACATTCAAGGTGGATCACCGGATGATTTGAATAGTATTCGTGTCTCCGGCAATATTGAGGTTACTGATGCTGAGGTAAGCTTCAAGATTTCAGGGCGTGTGGAAAAGCGGTATGTAGATGAAGGCGAACTGATCAGAAAAGATGAAATCGTGGCTATCCTGGACAGTTCTGACCTGGAAGATGAAGTCGTGATCAGGCAGGCGGAACTGCAACTGGCACAGGCTGATCTGGCTGAGCTTGAGGCAGGTTCACGTCCTGAAGAAATTTCTGCGTCTAAGGCAAAAATGGCGGCGGCAAAAGCAGATAAAGAGCACAAGGAAAGAGATTTTCACAAGGCAGATGACCTGTTTAGAAAAAAAGTGATCTCTGATGAAGAATATACACACGCGGAGGGAGCTTATGAGGTTGCCTTAAACAGATTGCGGGAGGCTGAGGAATGGTTCAAGCTCGTCAAGCTGGGCCCACGCAAGGAAACCATAGAGCAGGCAAGAGCCAGGGTCAGGCAAGCCATAGGATCTCTTAAACTTGCCCGGACTCGATTGGGCTATGCTAAACTTTTTTCTCCACTCTCCGGCATTGTACTGTCAAAGAATGTTGAGCCGGGAGAATACGCTGCTCCCGGAACTCCAGTCGTTACGGTTGGCGAGCTTGAAAATGTATGGCTGCGCGCTTATATAAACGAGACTGACCTGGGACGGGTAAAGGTGGGACAGCAGGTGAATGTCTTAACTGATGCCTATCCTGACAAGATATACAAGGGACGTATCTCTTTCATCTCCCCTCAAGCTGAATTTACTCCGAAGACCGTTCAAACCGAGAAACAACGGGTTAAACTTGTCTATCGGATAAAGGTAGAAATTCCGAATCCCAACATGGAACTCAAACCCGGTATGCCTGCTGATGCGGACATACTGATGGACCAGCTTCAAGGAGGTGAGTGA
- a CDS encoding ABC transporter ATP-binding protein: MSSFQSLPGEKEVIILNSTDNGKAVVVNDLQREFGNFIAVKHISFEVARGEIFGLLGPNGAGKSTTIRMLCGLLTPTGGTGTVAGYDIRTEAERIKNHIGYMSQKFSLYEDLTVEENIDFYSGIYRIDPEKKKERKEWVIEMAGLREHRQSQTSILSGGWKQRLALGCAVLHEPPILFLDEPTSGVDPLSRRQFWDLIYELSGRGVTIFVTTHYMDEAEYCDSIGLIYCGELTAIGTPDVLKTELMQEDVLDVLCEHPQDVMDNLEKLVGIKEVALFGKGLHVVVEDAKTATGTIREFLHEQGVQVSRVEKILPSMEDVFVSLIEAYDRAEQA, encoded by the coding sequence ATGTCTTCATTTCAGTCATTACCGGGAGAGAAGGAGGTAATTATTCTGAATTCCACTGATAACGGGAAAGCTGTTGTTGTAAATGACCTGCAAAGGGAATTTGGCAATTTTATTGCGGTGAAACACATTAGTTTCGAGGTTGCAAGGGGAGAGATATTTGGTCTCCTCGGTCCTAATGGAGCCGGTAAATCCACAACTATAAGGATGCTCTGTGGTCTTCTTACACCTACTGGTGGTACGGGAACCGTTGCCGGGTACGACATCAGGACTGAAGCAGAACGTATTAAAAATCACATTGGTTACATGAGCCAGAAGTTTTCACTGTATGAAGATTTGACGGTTGAAGAAAATATTGATTTTTACAGCGGAATTTATCGCATCGATCCAGAAAAGAAGAAGGAACGCAAGGAGTGGGTTATTGAAATGGCCGGTCTGAGGGAGCACCGGCAGTCACAAACGTCAATCCTTTCAGGTGGCTGGAAGCAGAGATTGGCGCTGGGTTGTGCAGTTCTCCATGAACCACCCATACTATTTCTTGATGAACCGACTTCTGGTGTTGACCCCCTCAGCAGACGTCAGTTCTGGGACCTGATCTACGAACTCTCAGGAAGAGGTGTTACGATATTTGTTACCACCCATTATATGGACGAGGCCGAATATTGTGACAGTATAGGGCTTATCTATTGCGGGGAGTTAACGGCTATAGGCACACCGGATGTGCTTAAGACAGAACTCATGCAGGAGGACGTTCTTGATGTTCTGTGTGAACATCCCCAGGATGTAATGGATAATCTTGAAAAGCTTGTGGGGATTAAGGAGGTAGCGTTGTTTGGCAAGGGGTTACACGTTGTCGTAGAAGATGCGAAAACGGCAACAGGCACAATACGAGAGTTCCTTCATGAACAAGGCGTTCAGGTATCACGTGTCGAAAAAATACTACCCTCGATGGAGGATGTGTTTGTATCGCTCATAGAGGCCTATGACAGGGCAGAACAAGCTTAA
- a CDS encoding DUF4405 domain-containing protein: MKRSKLNFIFDAVAFAGFVFLTTTGVLMRYVLPPGSKRFKTIWGLDRHEWGDIHFWISIVFLGLLVMHLLLHWRWIINLITGKPREGSGFRAGLGIVGVIALLALSIAPLLSPIETTLESRSGRDLSSVRHGNVQVWGSMTLLEAEKATGVPAGYIIEKLKLPHSTEKEECLGDLRKTYGFTMDDVRSIILGYKEKH; this comes from the coding sequence ATGAAGCGTTCTAAATTAAATTTTATATTTGATGCTGTCGCATTTGCCGGATTTGTTTTCCTGACTACCACCGGTGTATTGATGCGTTATGTTCTTCCACCAGGGAGTAAACGATTCAAGACAATCTGGGGCCTGGACAGGCATGAGTGGGGAGATATACATTTCTGGATTTCTATTGTATTTCTGGGTCTTCTGGTGATGCATTTGTTACTTCACTGGCGATGGATTATAAACCTGATTACCGGAAAGCCCCGGGAGGGATCCGGTTTCCGTGCAGGTTTGGGTATTGTAGGAGTAATAGCTCTTTTGGCGCTGTCTATTGCTCCTTTGTTAAGCCCGATAGAAACAACTCTGGAGAGCCGTAGTGGTCGCGACTTATCTTCAGTACGACATGGTAATGTGCAGGTCTGGGGATCAATGACTTTACTTGAGGCGGAAAAGGCTACAGGTGTTCCTGCCGGATATATAATCGAAAAACTCAAGCTTCCACACTCTACAGAGAAAGAAGAGTGTCTGGGCGATCTAAGGAAGACTTATGGATTCACAATGGATGATGTTCGTAGCATCATACTGGGGTATAAGGAGAAGCATTGA
- a CDS encoding carboxypeptidase regulatory-like domain-containing protein, which yields MKKYFPATLVILALILFASLTNAQEDEKNLTAEEAKIMQENLKKSMLALKREIKTEVNVENGSTITGNVTCKRVRYPENVVVYIEKIGDNKFPAPEEHGVVDQFNLTFVPHVIAIQKGTTIDFPNSDSVRHNVLSPPDCPMQFNLGTYDVGVVKHVTFDKSGEIPLLCNVHAEMSAFVLVLENPYFSLTGKDGVFKIEDVPPGTYKLSAWHEKLKTITKDVTLKAGKTTSMDFQLKKRK from the coding sequence ATGAAGAAATATTTTCCAGCAACGCTCGTTATTTTAGCATTAATTTTATTTGCTTCTCTTACTAATGCCCAGGAAGATGAAAAGAACCTGACAGCAGAGGAGGCTAAAATAATGCAGGAGAACTTAAAGAAATCCATGCTGGCTTTAAAACGGGAGATAAAAACAGAGGTTAACGTTGAGAATGGTAGTACTATTACGGGAAATGTCACATGTAAGAGAGTTAGATATCCGGAAAATGTAGTGGTTTATATTGAAAAAATAGGTGACAATAAATTTCCTGCCCCTGAAGAGCATGGTGTGGTGGATCAGTTTAATTTGACCTTTGTCCCTCACGTAATAGCGATACAGAAGGGAACAACGATAGATTTCCCTAATAGTGATAGTGTTCGCCACAATGTTCTGTCCCCTCCGGATTGCCCTATGCAGTTCAATCTGGGTACTTACGATGTTGGCGTTGTAAAACACGTAACATTTGATAAATCCGGAGAGATACCTCTTTTGTGTAACGTCCACGCAGAGATGTCGGCTTTTGTGCTCGTGCTGGAAAATCCTTATTTTTCTCTTACTGGAAAGGATGGAGTTTTCAAGATAGAGGATGTACCGCCAGGTACTTACAAGCTGAGTGCATGGCATGAAAAACTTAAAACTATAACTAAAGACGTAACGTTAAAAGCGGGCAAGACGACAAGCATGGATTTCCAATTAAAAAAACGAAAATAA